The genomic interval TTGATAAGGTGCACACTAGTGGCACCTGCTGGTCTAAAGGATTTAGAGCAGCTAAATAATTAAAGATTATGTCCCACACCATAGAGTGTGTGCAGTGTAGCTTTTTTGTCTTCtaccaatcaggtggttgttcgacGAAACAAAGCTTTGGACGTCATTGACCACgtgcttctgataaagtgatTCGGAAATCGGCACAATGTAATTTCAACGCATGCCTCAGAGCTCAGGCATCAAACGTAACATCCCTATACAGGATGAAACTTTTTTTAAAGTGAGATCtccactggacagttactttaatagGCTACTTGTGGCAACTAGGCTTTGTTAACCCAAGTAATTAATTCAAGAAAAATGTGATCCAAGGTGAATGGACCTTATTTTCTGAATGTGATAGTAGCTTACCTGCCAAATGAGCCAAACTTCATGGTACCAGATTTGAATATAAAGTTGTGTGTTTATTAGATAAGTCAACATTATATGACAAACATATTGAACATGGGCTTGCTGTTTGAAATAATGTAGCTCAATATGTGTTCACTCTCCCGTGCCAGCTTGCAGTCAGGGGTAGGGTGAAGGAGCTCAAGCCAAAGGCCACTGAGAACACTGATCCCAATGTGGAGAAGGCTGCCAAGGTTGGAGCCAAGAAGACTAAGGACAAGGAAGCCGGTAAACTGAATCAACTGAATTAATTGTGCTCATCACTCCTAGGATTTAGACATCACCCTATAATCTGCCCAATTGTATGGGATCATTGTTATTGAGCTACACGCATTGTAATGGAGGACATTTAACATTGCTCATTCAATGACTTGTATGGGTATCTCACTTCTCCTCATGATGTCCATgattgcatgcatacacacacatcactaACTTTTGTCTCTAGAAGCTGAGAAGAAAAAGGCTACAGCCAAAAAGCAGAAGGAGAAACCTTCAGAGTCAAGTGTGGTTTCAGTTATGTTCTGACTATTGGCATTGTTCAAGTGGTTTTGGTGTAAAGggacttttttatatatatacttttgtcaTGGGTACTGTTCCCTATTTGGGCTTTATCATGGTTCAATTGAATCTCTAATTTTAAATGGGTGATTGTATTGCAAACCTGTCATTTTCATCTTTCAGGATGCAAAACTCAGGAAGTCCGGAAAAGCATCTGCTTCCATGGTGGCCCCTGCTAAGAAGCCCAAGTCGAAGAGGACAAAGGGGCAGAGGGGACAGCTGAGGATCAACCCAAAGCACAGAAGACTACCAAGGGTGAAGGGGCAGCCAAGAAGGGTGCAAAGGCCAAAGCTTTCCAGAAGCCTGCAGAGGTTGATGAAGGGGACACTGCTGCTCTTGAAGCTAAAACCACAGGGAAACGAGGCAAGGGGGGCAGCAGCAGAGTGACTGCTCTCCTTTTATCCCATTTATAGGTTTTTAAATAAAGCAGTTTTTTGTACTTCTTGTTTGTGGCATTTAAATGTAGACCTAGCTGCTGTAAAATCTTCACTTTTCCTGTAGATAAGTGTTGGTGGTAGCTAGGGGTTTGCAAAGATGTTTAATGATTCACTGAtgcaagatatatatatatatatatatatatatatatatatatatatatatatatatatatatatatatatatatatatatataccatatatataaataaaaagctGTTAAGTTCTTGTTTCTTGCACCTGCTTATTAATCAGTACCCTCTTCTGCCAGATTAATTGTATCACTAGTACAGTGACTTCCCGGTTCCTGGAAAATATTGATGGCTAAGGTGTTTTCTATACAGTCAGGACTTTGCTGTTCGTCCATCATAGATTGATAACCATGGCACGATTCGTTGGGGAAATCTGGTACAGTGAGTGTGCAGATGGTTGAGATCAGTCTGAGCCTGGAACACACTGGACATGACATCTTGGTACCAGTCTCCCGAGGGACGGCCCTGATACTGGTCTTTCGCTGTTCTCGCCACTCTGGAATTTTTGATGGTGCTGGTTTGTGGTAGCAGTCTTTCTATACAGTTAGAACTAACCGTCTCAAAACAAACATTTCCAATAACTATTAATCTATGAGAAATTATTCAAAACTAGTCTGTTATGGGTCAGTGCCCACAATGGTGCAATGCAACATGTTGTACCACTTCAGTTTGTCCGCAAGAACTAATTGGGTCTTCAGTTTGATATTCAAAGGTACCAAAAACCAGAACATTGCTGTCCACTGGTGCTCCTGGTTCTTTATTCCCTGgaagtttaacttcttatggctgcaggggcagtattgagtagcttggatgaaaggtgcccagagaaaacggcctgctcctcagtcccagttactaatatatgcatattattattagtattggatagaaacactctgaagtttctaaaactgtttgaattatgtctgtgaatataacagaactcatatggcaggcaaaaacctgagaaaaaatccaaacaggaagtggaaattctgaggctggtagagtttcaaccaagatcccattgaaatcacagcgagatattaATGAGTATTCACTtcttacggcttccactagatgtcaacagtctgtagaactttgtctgatgactctgctGTGAAGGTGGGCCGAAGGAGACATGAATGAGTCACCACTACCATGAGGTGAACATTCTTTGACCACGCGCGTTTAtgtgaggaggacctccgttccatcgctcatctgaagtcaatggaattctccggttggaacgttattcaagatatatgttaacaacattctaaagattgattcaatacatcgtttgaaatgtttctacggactgttacggaacttttggacatttcgtcaagttttagtgaacgcgcttcgtgactttggaattgtttaccaaacgtgctaaccaaagtagctaattggacataaataacggacattatcgaagaaatcaagcatttattgtggacctgggattcctgggagtgcattctgatgaaaatcatcaaaggtaagggaatatttatcatttaatttctggtttctgttgactccaacatggaggctaatttgactattgttctgagctccgtctcagattattgcatggtttgcttgttccgtaaagtttttttgaaatctgacacagcggttgcattaaggagaggtatatctataattccatgtgtataacttgtattatcatctacatttatgatgagtatttctgttgaaacgatgtggctatgcaaaatcacttgatgtttttggaactagtgaatgtaacgcgtcaatgtaaactcagatttttttacataaatatgatctttatcaaacaaaaaatacatgtattgtgtaacatgaagtcctatgagtgtcatctgatgaagatcatcaaaggttagtgattcattttatctctttgtgctttttgtgactgctatctttggctggaaaaatggctgtgcttattgtggtttggtgtgacctaacataatcgtttgtagtgctttcgctgaaaagcatatttgaaatcggacactttggtgggattaacaacaagattacctttaaaatggtataagacacatgtatgtctgaggaattttaattatgagatttctggtttttgaatttggcgccctgcaccttcactggctgttgtcatatcatcccgttaatgggattgcagccataagaagttttaaccagCTTTTACTCAACCACCCCTAAGGAGAAAAATAAATCATTAATGCTGTGGACCTCAAGGCCTGGATTTGAAAAAGGATACACGGGAAGAAGCAAGGCATGTTTTTACTCTGCCCAGAATCTGTCCACGACGTGAACAATTcatatggaggtcaatgagttgaatttggtcaacaaataTTTGCCAATTTTCCGCGTGGGGGTTATTTGATCGAGTCCAAGTTTTGTAATTGTTAGGTTGTGGACACGTGGCATTTCTGCAACTGAAAAACTATATAtattggagttgtgcctgttgtgaTACTTATGGATAACCCATTGAGCATAGATATTGCAATGGAGGGCTTACATTATTTTGacatagtcaactgggtgggaattCCTACGAGTCAGGAGAAATCTGCCATTCAAGGAAATGtaatactttaaaatggagagcaTAGACAACGCCATTGAAGCTGTCACAGATGCGGCCTATCTATGACACGtgtcgtggcagaatcagatttagctaagtaatatagatagataagatgttattttcatcatatgcttgtgagatacttgtcattagaatggtgCCCTTTGGACTATAGGGTTGGCAGTGCATTTTCCCCTTCTGGGATAGGGCTTAGTAActtggggccagagaggggagaggtcaggcttgtcttcataagtcaatgtatctgttaaaccatgtggtgctatgtagaatatcagaaggggaggaggacagagttaaacgttgttttcttatgggaatgtgtctgtaactattcctaaaccatgtgacgggatggcgttattaatggggaaccagttagttatctcatacaatgtctgtacgccagtcactccctacttttctcatagggggaaggagtttggcagtgtttggaaccattgtatgtcccctctgaggttgcccttatcttgatctagtatatgacctaagaggctcactgtcttttctgtgcttatccaggagggggtgtatttgagatgggagtatctcaaatgacaattgatatatgccattggatgaggtaatgttttggtagacagtgaagtacCAAGCATGAGATTGAAACCTTCTtgggagaccaaactgaacgatgatttatagctgatgctgtctagcaataggatactcctctttcgggtaaaggattctttgtaagttgagaggggtgtatcttggctataaatgaaactaagaattgttttgtaagcactctcagagaattcatttatagacactgaactgatctgagagtcaaaaaagggctttggtgaagcttgGAAACTGGGTGTGTTGACTCAAACCTGCATTTTTAAAACTGCATgtttatttgtttaaaaaaataaaacgttTATATTTCATTGTCACTAATAGAAAAGGTACAGAAGCACAGAAAGTCTGAGCAGTTTCACAGCTCTTCAAGTATGTTCATTCAGTTTATAGATTAGTTTATAGTCTCAGCAGGGGCAGATCCAACAGGCCAGGCCAAGAGTGCGGGGCTTCAAGCTGAGCATATTCCGACTCAGTCCTGATCCAATCAGGCCCAACGTCACGTTTAGCTCGTCCAATAGAAACAAGTCAAGAACCTATCACTTGCTTGATACAGTGATAAATTAGATTTTGTCCACAGCAGTGCACTGTAGCTAGTCACATCAATCCTCCCAGAAAGAAGAGCGATTTGGTGAAATGGGCAAAGACTGGGGTGATTGAGAAGAGGGGCAGAGGAAGACAAACATGGAAAAGAACATATTGGGAGTAAGaaaagggagaaaggagagattttagggttaaagagagaaaaggaagagaTTTTGggtggagagaaaaggagagcgaAAAAAGGGTAAAGTCACTAGCCATGTGGATCATCAACATGCCAGCTTTTTACCTTCGCAATTCTGCCACAAGAGAAAGCCTTTAAGCATCTGCATTAATGACTGCAATAACAAGAAGAAACAAATTCAATACCACTTGAATCAATTCTAAAGCAAGAAAACGTTTCCACGTGTAAACAATTTCACTGCTTGGAGAGAGCGAGATAAATAAACATGCAGATCTCCtggctcctcatcctcctcctcctcctttccctctAAGCCCGCCTTTTGAGCTGGCCTGGCTCCACCACATGCATCAGAGGCAGTGTACGGGTTTGTTAGTTAGTCGCCTCCCCCCACACCAGGCCCCGCCTCCTCCAGAATGATGCCAGTATCTATGTTGTGACTGGGTATAttggtacaccatccaaagtgtaattaataacttcatcttgctcaaagggatattcaatgtctactttttttTAACAATAATGGTACTTTGTGAGGCATTAGACAACCTCCCTGTTTTtcttggttgaatctgtgtttgaaattcactatgTGACTGACCatctttacagataattgtatgttttgGGTACAGAgatcaggggcctgttgcacaaaagtagaattaagacatccgggataaatgactcagctgagctcaatgaagccaaaacatgtgcgtccaggcttaattggttgcacaaagaccaagccaggatgagcagacacggattcattaagccaggtgaaaccaatcctggataggtgcgcgctcacggctcactcaaatagaccccgccacagatcacagattaactgatttaccatggcaactagagccgcgtacttttccccgtcggaagcacaaatcctcatggaggcatacgaggaggtaaaagatataattaagaagaaaggcaacaccgccacagtgataaagcaaagagaaaaagcgtggcaaagtattgcagaccgcctgaatgcgtaagtagtgcacaattacacactcaccgctccgctgaaacatcacaattacaattcaaatatttaattcacatctccaaaaatgcagttgtactgtaattatgaaacggttacatttttaattgaaatgcactgcagatatgagtgaaattgtgtaaagtaactccatcacactgtataaagctatgataaattttttgatatttttactgaaaacaagacaaaaataccaagtaattttttgcagtgtgactccattaaatgtgtgtgtgtgtgtgtgtgtgtgtgtgtgtagattaaacatgaacgggccaaaacggacatggcagcaggtcaaaatcaaatacaagaacattctgcagaatggtatggtccctgactaatatttaacaaagcacaagcatatattgtacccagaaggtgcctgctcacacattgtctgtactgttttagcagtgaaaaagaatacccacagacaaggcacgggtggtgggtcaccaaaggctgaccttaccccagcagaggacatggccttggagctaaataaaggcaggcccgtcttagaggggatccctggggggaaagagacgagcataggttcctcccaagatgccacccgcttcattcaaggtatgtccttccatctctacatgggatacaaccacattcatattgaatcaatttggactgtctgactttggtttacctattgccttgcagtgtctggcagcactgtgttcctgttagagccaccagcacaagcaccagacgatgctgatccagtgagtactccatcaaaggcatactgtaggcctggcatgtcttgtctactagcttcaatatgaatccgattaaatgtgatagggtgaaggccccagtgcagcagcaacagcacatgatggagacgatgatgaggaggagaccatctctctggattccagaaggcatgaggtatcatgttaagactgtgaaagtactatttactctacaatggtgaggagtcctcatcaaaatcaaaaaatcgaatttcttttacaggacccagatgctatacagtgggaaaaccagcctggcaacatagtgcgtattaataaaaggacaccacatcctgccaaattccagctgcgctaattgtattgtgttcacagagctcacaagctatcagaaagttgtatggcaaccacctccggcgccaaatagaactggcagacatagacattcagtacaagaagaaaaagatggaaaatcttgcactggagtccgaaataaaaaagaggacaattaggaaactggaccttgaaataaaaaaacttgagagggaggtgagatatgccttcaatgtacactgtatgctaactgtaacacaaatgtattaatcattatttttctttcctcccccagctccaagaagatgacacagctcaaaataaaaattaggtatattctcgtaaagtcaagtgagccatgacatatgagctcttattgtgagcacacaggacggtggcatctttctaaggttttttttattttcccagcaatcagtacaaccaagtcatcgttataaggcatcgccctcttttgcccacccccccagcaccaggtgtggccactagcctatatgaaggcccaaaattgtgtgttcctttctgctctgacaatggcatgcccattcgtgcgagatgtggtggatgaagaagcacttgtgctgaggagagccttcaggcgagaaagggtcttcagggaccggttggacccactggccttccctgatgaccatctatatgaaagatacaggttttctgcagatggcatcaggtatctatgcagactactgggtcccaggattaagcaccgcactgcacggagccatgcactgagtgtggagcaaatggtttgtgtggccttgcgcttttttgctagtggagccttcctgtactcagtgggggatgcagaacagctgaacaaggccacaatttgccgcacaataaggagtgtgtgtctggctatcaaagcattagcagatgtcttcatctccttccctggccacagaagactctgtgacatcaaagaggagttctataggattgcaggtaagaggatctacaaattacaggacaactgttaacacatagtaggatactcattactttgtgtgacaggtttccccaatgtcattggtgcagtggactgcacacacataaggataaaagccccctcaggtgcccatgaggccgattttgtgaataggaaatcctttcacagcattaatgttcaggtgaacataactttttgatattgtccattgacgaacactctgcattgccagtgatgtgcattgattggtgtaatattcctcatcttatgatttcagatggtctgcaatgctgactgtgtgatcagcaatgttgtggcaaaatggcctggctcagtccatgactccagaatctttcgggcctctgaaatctatcagtgcctatcacaaggtaagccacacaacccctatttataaccatcatggctgtgtcaagaatatcactgtgtttatgaggtagtaatgatgagattttgtgttgacaggtgaattctctggtgtgttgctgggagacagggggtatggctgccagccttttctcctgacacctttcacagacccccaggaagcacagcaggcctacaaccatgcccatgccaggaccagggccagagttgaaatgacctttggcctcctgaaggcacgctttcactgccttcacaaattaagggtcagccctgttagggcatgtgatattactgtggcttgtgctgtcctccacaatgtggcctgcctgaggaaggagagggcccccagagtgccaccagccatggactgggacaatccggcaatcttccctgatgacgacagtggtcggctgctgagggaccaatatgtgttgaattattttagttagtatgtgtgctttcaattttggttaaatatgtcctgcggtggcagaggaatttgggtttttttgggttcgttttttgacgaatttggcctcttatgatgtttgtgcggtatactgtgtgtaatacaaggctgcagggaggctactgcatccattcatttgtctgttcagttgatgtgtatggatttgtcctgcatttattttagtgtgcagacatgcagggtgtgttatatacagacctttgaatgtgtatgtatcattttgtataatatgcttggattctgtgctttccatcttgtagagtcactgtgacttcagtttcgaaaggagctgatggtttacctgctttgttttgtccttattcaataaaggaacataatgttacacattgtgtttttatattcatatggaatgtgtatttgtttatatgacagagtactagtgtaacggtcctgacctgttttatgttgtttttgtatgtgtttaggtcagggcatgtgttttgggtgggcagtctatgttatctgtttctatgttggttttggttgcctggtatggctcttaattagaggcaggtgttttgcgttctcctctaattaagagtcatatttaggtagggtgttctcactgtttgtttgtgggtgattgtcttccgtgtctgtgtaattgtttgcaccatacgggactgtgtacggtttgttcggtttgtgtagtcttatgtcctattcgtgcgttcttcttgttttatgtaagttcgtcgtataggtctgtctacaccgtttgttgttttgttagtttagttaagttcgtgttttcgtttaataaatatgtgttcaaactccactgcgccttggttcgatcaatactccacctcttcttatgaagagagagaggacagccgttacagaatcacccaccataccagagccaagcagcggagtcaacggagtaagggacaggaaaagaaggagcaatggacatgggacgatatattggacggaaagggttgctacacttgggaggagatcctggctggtagggatcgcctcccatg from Salvelinus alpinus chromosome 2, SLU_Salpinus.1, whole genome shotgun sequence carries:
- the LOC139563284 gene encoding myb/SANT-like DNA-binding domain-containing protein 4 isoform X1, whose product is MATRAAYFSPSEAQILMEAYEEVKDIIKKKGNTATVIKQREKAWQSIADRLNALNMNGPKRTWQQVKIKYKNILQNAVKKNTHRQGTGGGSPKADLTPAEDMALELNKGRPVLEGIPGGKETSIGSSQDATRFIQVSGSTVFLLEPPAQAPDDADPGEGPSAAATAHDGDDDEEETISLDSRRHEDPDAIQWENQPGNISSQAIRKLYGNHLRRQIELADIDIQYKKKKMENLALESEIKKRTIRKLDLEIKKLEREVRYAFNVHCMLTVTQMY
- the LOC139563284 gene encoding myb/SANT-like DNA-binding domain-containing protein 4 isoform X2 encodes the protein MATRAAYFSPSEAQILMEAYEEVKDIIKKKGNTATVIKQREKAWQSIADRLNALNMNGPKRTWQQVKIKYKNILQNAVKKNTHRQGTGGGSPKADLTPAEDMALELNKGRPVLEGIPGGKETSIGSSQDATRFIQVSGSTVFLLEPPAQAPDDADPGEGPSAAATAHDGDDDEEETISLDSRRHEDPDAIQWENQPGNISSQAIRKLYGNHLRRQIELADIDIQYKKKKMENLALESEIKKRTIRKLDLEIKKLERELQEDDTAQNKN